In Penicillium oxalicum strain HP7-1 chromosome I, whole genome shotgun sequence, a single window of DNA contains:
- a CDS encoding Ubiquitin-conjugating enzyme: MDYTMEDTQNAVPETLEATKLNGAGQRNETQSVTKRLQAELMQLMMSPSPGISAFPNADGNLLSWTATITGPTETPYEGLTLKLTFDFPNNYPYSPPTVLFKTPIYHPNVDFSGRICLDILKDKWSAVYNVQTVLLSLQSLLGEPNNASPLNAQAAELWDSDQAEFKKQVLNRHRDLDDE, encoded by the exons ATGGACTACACGATGGAGGACACCCAAAATGCTGTGCCCGAGACCCTCGAGGCTACCAAGCTGAACGGTGCCGGACAGCGCAACGAGACACAGAGCGTGACCAAGCG CTTACAAGCTGAGCTCATGCAGCTGATGATGTCGCCCTCGCCTGGTATCTCTGCATTCCCCAACGCCGACGGCAACCTGCTCTCCTGGACAGCCACTATCACCGGTCCAACCGAGACTCCCTACGAGGGCTTGACTCTCAAGCTCACCTTCGACTTCCCCAATAACTACCCCTATTCTCCACCAACCGTCCTCTTCAAGACACCAATCTATCACCCCAACGTCGACTTTTCCGGTCGCATCTGTCTGGACATCCTCAAGGATAAATGGAGTGCTGTGTATAACGTGCAGACTGTGCTTCTAAGCTTGCAAAGCCTCTTGGGCGAACCCAACAA TGCGAGCCCACTCAACGCACAAGCCGCAGAGCTTTGGGATTCTGACCAAGCCGAGTTCAAGAAGCAAGTCTTGAATCGCCACCGTGACCTGGATGACGAGTAA